Within the Pseudomonas guangdongensis genome, the region CCAGCCGGCCATTGCGCGCCAGCAGGTCTTCCAGCAGCGCGGTCTTCTCCTCGATCAGCCCTTCCGGGAAGCGGTCGTAGCCCATGGTGATCGGCAGGTGCACCCAGGGCGCGCCGGGGATCAGGTCGCCGGCGAATACCACCGGGCCGCCGGGCATCCGCACCTCGGGCAGGAGCTGCCCCGGGGTGTGGCCGTCGCTGACATGGAAGCGCCAGTCGGCGCCGAGGGTCGGCGAACCCGCGCCGTCGTCGAGCAGTTCCAGGCGGCCGCTGGCTTCGAGCAGTTCAAGCAGTTCGGGGATGTAGGAGGCGCGGTCGCGGGCGTGCGGCGCCATCGCGCGCTGCCACTGGCGGCGGCCGGTGACGAAACGCGCGTTGGGGAACAGCAGGCGCGGCGGCTGGTCCGCCTGCCAGGGGGCGAGCAGGCCGCCGGCGTGGTCGAAGTGCAGGTGGGTGAGCACCACCACGTCGATGTCGGCGTCGGACAGGCCCTGGGCGGCGAGGTTGTCGAGCAGCACATGGCGGCTTTCCTGCACGCCGTAGCGCTCCTTCAGTTCGGGGCTGAAGAAGGCGCCGATGCCGGTCTCGACCAGCACGTTGCGCTCGTCCTCGCGCACCAGCAGGGCGCGGCAGCCGAGGTCGATGCGGTGCAGGGCGTCGGCGCTCATCCAGCGCTCCCAGAGGGCGCGCGGGGCATTGCCGAACATGGCGCCGCCGTCGAGTTTCTGGCTGTTGCCGGGCAGGGTGGTCAGGCTTCGCATGGGTCGGGTTCCTTGTTGTTGTTATCGACAGGCGGCGGGCGTCAGTCGCGCTCGACCGCCAGGGCGACGCCCTGGCCGCCGCCGATGCACAGGGTGGCCAGGCCGCGCTTGGCGTCGCGGCGCTGCATCTCGTGCAGCAGGCTGACCAGCACGCGGCAGCCGGAGGCGCCGATCGGATGGCCGAGGGCGATGGCGCCGCCGTTGACGTTGACCTTGGCGTCGTCCCAGTGCAGCTCGCGGCCGACCGCCAGGGCCTGGGCGGCGAAGGCCTCGTTGGCCTCGATCAGGTCGAGCTGCTCCAGGCTCCAGCCGGCCTTTTCCAGCGCGCGGCAGGTGGCGAACACCGGGCCGATGCCCATGATCGCCGGATCGACCCCGGCGCTGGCCGAGGCGGCGATCCGCGCCATCACCGGCAGGCGCAGGGCGTCGGCCTTCTCGGCGCTCATCAGCAGCACCGCGGCGGCGCCGTCGTTGAGGGTCGAGGCGTTGCCGGCGGTGACCGTGCCGTCCTTCTTGAACGCCGGGCGCAGCTTGGCCAGCGCCTCGGCGCCGCTCTGCGGGCGCAGCTGTTCGTCGACGGCGAACACCAGCGGCTCGCCCTTCTTCTGCGCGATGCTCAGCGGGGCGATCTCGGCGACGAAGCGGCCGGCGGCCTGGGCGGCGGCGGCACGCTGCTGGGAGCGGGCGGCGAAGGCGTCCTGCTCCTCGCGGGACAGGCCGTACTGCTCGACCAGATTCTCCGCGGTGATGCCCATGTGGTAGTCGTGGAAGGCGTCCCACAGGCCGTCGTGGAGCAGGCTGTCGAGGGCCTGGCCATGGCCCAGGCGCAGGCCGGTGCGCGCGGCGGGCAGCAGGTAGGGCGCCTGGCTCATGTTCTCCTGGCCGCCGGCGATGACGATCTCGGCGTCGCCGCAGGCGATGGCCTGGGCGCCGAGCTGCACGGCCTTGAGGCCGGAGCCGCAGACCTTGTTGAGGGTCATCGCGGGGACGGTGTGGGGCAGGCCGGCGCGCATCGCGGCCTGGCGCGCCGGGTTCTGGCCGCAGCCGGCGCTGAGCACCTGGCCGAGGATCACCTCGTCGACCTGGGCCGGATCGAGGCCGGTCTGGGCGATCAGCTGGCGGATCACGCAGGCGCCCAGGTCGGCGGCGGGAACGCCGGCCAGGCTGCCCTGGAAGGCGCCGATGGCGGTGCGGGTGGCGGCGACGATGACGACTTCGCGCATGGTGTTTCTCCGGTGGGCGGGCGGCCGGGGGCCGTCCCGCAGGAATAAAAAGGCGCGGCGCAGGCCGCGCAAGACGCTCAAGGGGAAAGCGTGCCCCGCGCCCGTTCGGGCGCGGGTCTGGTTCAGAACTGCTCGGCGCCGAGGCCGTACAGCGAGGCGCTGCCGGCGCGGATCGCCGCTTCCAGCGAGTGGATGCGCGGCAGCAGGCGGGAGAAGTAGAACTGCGCGGTGGCCAGCTTGGCGCCGTAGAAGGCCTCGTCGTCGGCGCGGCGGCGCTCGGCGACGCTGGCCATGCGCGCCCACATGTAGGCGTAGGCGACGTAGCCGAACAGGTGCAGGTAGTCCACCGCGGCGGCGCCGACCGCCGCCGGATCGTCGGCGGCCTGTTCCAGCAGCCAGTCGCTGACGGCTTCGAGACGGTTCAGTGCGTCGAGCAGTTCGTCGCCGAACGGCTGGCCCACGCCGTCCGGGCTGTCGACGAAGGCGCGCACCTCGGCGGCGAACTGCCGCAGGCCGGCGCCCCGGTTGGCCACCAGCTTGCGGCCGAGCAGGTCGAGGGCCTGGATGCCGTTGGTGCCTTCGTAGATCTGCGCGATGCGCGCATCGCGCACCAGCTGTTCCTGGCCCCATTCGCGCACGTAGCCGTGGCCGCCGAACACCTGCTGGCCGTGGATGCAGCTTTCCAGTCCGGTGTCGGTGAAGAACGCCTTGGCGATCGGGGTGAGCAGGGCGACCATGGCCTCGGCGGCACCGCGCTCCTCGTCGTCCTCGGCGAACTTGGCCAGGTCGAGCTGCTGGCCGACGTAGGTGGAGAAGGCGCGGCCGCCCTCGGTGAGCGCCTTCATGGTCATCAGCATGCGCCGCACGTCGGCGTGCACGATGATCGGGTCGGCGCTCTTCTCCGGCGCCGCGGCGCCGCCCGGTGCGCGGCCCTGCAGGCGGTCGCGGGCGTAGGCCACGGCGTTCTGGTAGGAGGCCTCGGCGCAGCCGATGCCCTGGATGCCGATCGACAGGCGCTCGTAGTTCATCATGGTGAACATGGCGGCGAGGCCGCGGTTCGGCTCGCCGACCAGGTAGCCGACGGCGCCGTCGAAGTTCATCACGCAGGTGGCCGAGGCCTTGATGCCCATCTTGTGCTCGATGGATCCGCAGTGCACCGGGTTGCGCGCGCCGAGGCTGCCGTCGGCCTCGACCAGGAACTTGGGCACCAGGAACAGCGAGATGCCGCGCGAGCCGGGCGGCGCGTCGGGCAGGCGCGCCAGCACCAGGTGGACGATGTTGGCGGTGAGGTCCTGCTCGCCGCCGGTGATGAAGATCTTGGTGCCGGTGAGGGCGTAGCTGCCGTCGGCGCGCGGTTCGGCGCGGGTGCGCAGCAGGCCCAGGTCGCTGCCCGAGTGCGGCTCGGTCAGGCACATGGTGCCGGCCCATTCGCCGCTGTACAGGCGCGGCAGGTAGGTGCTCTTGAGTTCCTCGCTGGCGTGGGCGTCGATCGCCAGGCAGGCCCCGGAGGTCAGCGCCGAGTACAGGGCGAAGCTGGAGTCGGCGCCGTAGAGCATCTCCTCGAACTGCACGGCGAGCATCTTGGGCATGCCCAGGCCGCCGTAGGCGGGGTTGCCGGCCAGACCCACCCAGCCGCCGTCGATGTAGGTGGCGTAGGCCTCCTTGAAGCCGGCCGGGGTGCGCACCGCGCCGGCCTCGAACTGCGCGCCTTCCTCGTCGCCGCTGCGGCTGAGCGGGGCGATCAGCTGGCCGGTGACCTTGGCGGCTTCTTCGAGGATGGCGTCGGCGGTGTCGGCATCCACCGTCTCGCTGAGCGCCGGTAGGCGCGCCCACAGGCTCGGGGCGTCGAAGACTTCGTGGAGCACAAAGCGCATGTCGCGCAGGGGGGCGTTGAATTCGGGCATAGCGGACCTCTGTGGACAAGTCGGCGGCAGGCGCCGTATTCGGGTCGGGTACGAAAGATCCGGTCTTTCGTACCCGACCTGCAGGACGGTTGACGCGGCCCCCGCCGGCGGGGGCCGCGCGGGGTTACTCGGTTTCCGCGCCGGGCGCCGGCTGCTTGCCGCGCACCGAGGCGAAGCGCAGCAGGTGGGTGCGCTCGACCAGGATATACAGCACCGCGCCGGTGGCCAGGCCCCAGCCGGCGCCGTAGACGGCGAGGACCACGCCCATGGTGCCGGCGATGCCGCGCTCGGTGTTGTTCTCCAGCTGCTCGAAGCCGACCATCAGGCAGATGTAGCCGGTGAGCACCAGGGTCAGCGACAGGGCGATCGGCAGCACCGGCTGGAAGAAGCTCACCAGCGGCAGCACGAACAGGGCGAGGAAGCCGGTGATCCAGAAGGTGCCGGCGCCGCTGTAGATCGACTCCATGGCCTTGCGGCCGTACTTGTAGCGCTCGGCCATGGTCGCCGCCACGGCGGTCCACAGCGGCCCGGCCAGGCCCGGATAGGGGGCGAAGAAGGCGTGCAGGGCGTTGCGCAGGGCGGTGACCAGGTGGATGCGGTCGACGTTGTTCTCGATCTTCTCGTCGGTGCGCAGCTCGTCGGCGCGCTGCATCAGCGACTGGCCGACGATGATGTCGCCGAAGGCGATGATGTAGGCGATCACCGCGGTGGGCACGGCGAGCAGGAACACCTTGGCCTCGGGGAAGCCGACGCTGAACGGCAGGTAGGCCCACATGCCGGCGAAGTCCGGCGCGGTGATGCCCCACTTGACGTCGGGCATCGGGTACTCGCCGACCGCGATGCCGGTGAGGATCGCCACGATCATCCCCGGCACCATGCCGTAGTTGACGATCTTGCGGGCGAAGGGCACCCGCTCGGTGAGGCCCTTGAACGACACCGAGAACATCAGGTACAGGCAGATCAGGCTGCCCAGCACCAGGGAGATCGGCGTGTTGGCCAGGCGTCCGCCGGCGTCGATCTCGCCGATCAGCGCGGCGATGCCGGCGCCGATGATGATCCCGCCCTTCATCGAGTTGGGCACGATGCGCACCATGGCGCTGCCCAGGCGGGTGATGCCGAGGATCAGGAAGATGAAGAACACCAGGATCTGCAGGGCGAACAGCGCCTGGATGGCCTGCGGACCCGGCTCGTAGTCGCCGAGGAACAGCAGCACCACCGGGATGCCGGGGGTGATCCAGCCGGGCACCAGCGGCACGCCGAGCAGCGCCGGCAGCATGAAGCCGATGCCGCAGACCACCACGTAGGCCAGCGCCACCTCGTAGGGCAGGCCGAGGTACTTCTGCAGCAGCGGGATCATCGCCAGGCTGACCACGAACATGATCAGCGCCTGGAGCATTTCCGCGGTTTCCCAGCGGTAGTGGACCAAGGGCAGGCGCACCTTGAACGGGCCGAGGGGCCAGTACGGTTGCTCGTCGCCGTCCTTGCGGTTGTACAGTTGCATGTCTTCTCCGTTGGCAGCCGGCGCCCGCCGGGCGTGTCGCTGCCGGTTGTCGTTATGATCGGAACGGGGCCGGCGCACGCGCCGGCCGTGAATCAGAGGGCGCGGGCCCAGTCGCGCAGCACGTACTTCTGGATCTTGCCGGTGGAGGTCTTGGGCAGGGCGTCGAACACCACGGTGCGGGGGATCTTGAAGTGCGCCAGGTGCTCGCGGCAGAAGGCGATGATTTCCGCCTGGTCGGCCTCGTGGCCCTGCTTGAGGGTGACGAAGGCGCAGGGCGTCTCGCCCCATTTCTCGTCGGGACGGGCCACCACCGCCGCCTCCAGCACCGCCGGGTGGCGGTACAGCACGCCCTCCACCTCGATGGTGGAGATGTTCTCGCCGCCGGAAATGATGATGTCCTTGAGGCGGTCCTTGATCTCCACGTAGCCGTCGGGGTGGCAGACGGCCAGGTCGCCGGTGTGGAACCAGCCGCCGGCGAAGGCGTCGCCGGTGGCGGTGGGGTTCTTCAGGTAGCCCTTCATCACCGTGTTGCCGCGCATGAAGATCTCGCCGATGGTCTCGCCGTCGCGCGGCACCGGTTCGAGGGTCTTCGGATCGCCGACCATCACCCCTTCCAGGGTCGGGTAGCGCACGCCCTGGCGGGCCTTGATCCGCGCCCGCTCGTCGAGCGACAGGGCGTCCCATTCCTCGTGCCAGGCGCACACGGTGACCGGGCCGTAGACCTCGGTGAGGCCGTAGACGTGGGTGACCTGGATGCCCATTTCCTCCACCGCGCCGATCACCTTGGCCGGCGGCGCGGCGCCGGCGACCATGGCCTGCACCGGATGGTCGATGGCCGCCTTGGCCGAGTCGGGCATGTTGACCAGCGCGTTGAGCACGATGGGCGCGCCGCACAGGTGGCTGACGCGGTGTTCGCGGATCAGGGTGAGGATCTTCTGCGGGTCGACCCGGCGCAGGCAGACATGGGTGCCGGCCAGCGCGGTGACCGTCCAGGGGTAGCACCAGCCGTTGCAGTGGAACATCGGCAGGGTCCACAGGTACACCGGGTGGTGGCCCATGGCCCAGGTCATCTGGTTGCCGAGGGCGTTGAGGTAGGCGCCGCGGTGGTGGTAGACCACGCCCTTGGGGTTACCGGTGGTGCCGGAGGTGTAGTTGAGGCTGATCGCCTGCCACTCGTCCTCGGGCCAGGCCCAGGCGAACTCGGGATCGCCCTCGGCCAGCAGGGTTTCGTAGTCGAGATTGCTGACCGGCTGGCCCTCGCCGTATTCCGGGTCGTCGACGTCGATCACCAGGATCGGCCGGCCGAGCATGCCCAGGGCGGCGTGGATCACGTCGAAGAATTCGCGGTCGGCGATCAGCGCCTTGGCTTCGCCGTGCTGCAGCATGAAGGCGATGGCCTCGGCATCCAGGCGCACGTTGAGGGTGTTGAGCACCGCGCCGGTCATCGGCACGCCGAAGTGGGCTTCGAGCATGGCGGGGATGTTGGGTAGCATCACCGCCACGGTGTCGCCCTTGCCGATGCCGCGCCCGGCCAGCGCCGAGGCCAGCCGGCGGCAGCGCTGGTAGGTCTGCGCCCAGGTGTGGCGGATTGAACCGTGGATCACCGCGGTGCGTTCGGGATAGATGGCCGCGCTGCGTTCGAGGAACCCGAGCGGGGTGAGGGCGATATGGTTTACCGGGGCTTGCGCGAGCCCTTGTTCATAGATCGACATGGCGATATCCGCTGGCTGTTTGTTAGCTCTCTGGTTCGGTCCTCGACACGGCGCAGCCATCCGAAGACCCGCGGCACCACACTCCTGTGGTGGCTTGACCCGAGCATAACCGGGCAATCTTGAAATGTGTATAGGTTTATTTCCTGTGCTATCTAGTAGAAATACCTAAAAGGCGGCCAGCATGGCGGAAGACGTGAAACAGGGCTCGCAGCCGGGCTGGACGGCCTCTCCGGCGCTGACCGGGCTGCTGCGCCTGGCCGGCGAAGGAGCCGGGGGCGCGGCGCTGGCCGATGCGCTGCGCCGCCTGGCGCTGAGCCACGACGAGGTGCGGCAGGCCTACTGCCTGGCCTGGCAGGCGGGCACCGGCACCTACGCCGAGCTGGGCAGCGGCGAGCGCCTGCCGCCGGGCCCGGGCGACCCGCTGCAGGCCAGCGATGCGGCGCTGCGCGCGCGGCTCGCCGCGCAGGGCGAGATCGCCGTGGCGGCGCTGCTCGAACTGCCCTGCTGGCTGGCCGGACGCCTGCGTCGCGCCGGCATCCGCGCGGGGCTGGCGCTGGCCGTCGAACTGGCGCCGGGGCAGCCC harbors:
- a CDS encoding acyl-CoA dehydrogenase C-terminal domain-containing protein, which encodes MPEFNAPLRDMRFVLHEVFDAPSLWARLPALSETVDADTADAILEEAAKVTGQLIAPLSRSGDEEGAQFEAGAVRTPAGFKEAYATYIDGGWVGLAGNPAYGGLGMPKMLAVQFEEMLYGADSSFALYSALTSGACLAIDAHASEELKSTYLPRLYSGEWAGTMCLTEPHSGSDLGLLRTRAEPRADGSYALTGTKIFITGGEQDLTANIVHLVLARLPDAPPGSRGISLFLVPKFLVEADGSLGARNPVHCGSIEHKMGIKASATCVMNFDGAVGYLVGEPNRGLAAMFTMMNYERLSIGIQGIGCAEASYQNAVAYARDRLQGRAPGGAAAPEKSADPIIVHADVRRMLMTMKALTEGGRAFSTYVGQQLDLAKFAEDDEERGAAEAMVALLTPIAKAFFTDTGLESCIHGQQVFGGHGYVREWGQEQLVRDARIAQIYEGTNGIQALDLLGRKLVANRGAGLRQFAAEVRAFVDSPDGVGQPFGDELLDALNRLEAVSDWLLEQAADDPAAVGAAAVDYLHLFGYVAYAYMWARMASVAERRRADDEAFYGAKLATAQFYFSRLLPRIHSLEAAIRAGSASLYGLGAEQF
- a CDS encoding acetyl-CoA C-acetyltransferase, which gives rise to MREVVIVAATRTAIGAFQGSLAGVPAADLGACVIRQLIAQTGLDPAQVDEVILGQVLSAGCGQNPARQAAMRAGLPHTVPAMTLNKVCGSGLKAVQLGAQAIACGDAEIVIAGGQENMSQAPYLLPAARTGLRLGHGQALDSLLHDGLWDAFHDYHMGITAENLVEQYGLSREEQDAFAARSQQRAAAAQAAGRFVAEIAPLSIAQKKGEPLVFAVDEQLRPQSGAEALAKLRPAFKKDGTVTAGNASTLNDGAAAVLLMSAEKADALRLPVMARIAASASAGVDPAIMGIGPVFATCRALEKAGWSLEQLDLIEANEAFAAQALAVGRELHWDDAKVNVNGGAIALGHPIGASGCRVLVSLLHEMQRRDAKRGLATLCIGGGQGVALAVERD
- a CDS encoding solute carrier family 23 protein, with the protein product MQLYNRKDGDEQPYWPLGPFKVRLPLVHYRWETAEMLQALIMFVVSLAMIPLLQKYLGLPYEVALAYVVVCGIGFMLPALLGVPLVPGWITPGIPVVLLFLGDYEPGPQAIQALFALQILVFFIFLILGITRLGSAMVRIVPNSMKGGIIIGAGIAALIGEIDAGGRLANTPISLVLGSLICLYLMFSVSFKGLTERVPFARKIVNYGMVPGMIVAILTGIAVGEYPMPDVKWGITAPDFAGMWAYLPFSVGFPEAKVFLLAVPTAVIAYIIAFGDIIVGQSLMQRADELRTDEKIENNVDRIHLVTALRNALHAFFAPYPGLAGPLWTAVAATMAERYKYGRKAMESIYSGAGTFWITGFLALFVLPLVSFFQPVLPIALSLTLVLTGYICLMVGFEQLENNTERGIAGTMGVVLAVYGAGWGLATGAVLYILVERTHLLRFASVRGKQPAPGAETE
- a CDS encoding acyl-CoA synthetase, with translation MSIYEQGLAQAPVNHIALTPLGFLERSAAIYPERTAVIHGSIRHTWAQTYQRCRRLASALAGRGIGKGDTVAVMLPNIPAMLEAHFGVPMTGAVLNTLNVRLDAEAIAFMLQHGEAKALIADREFFDVIHAALGMLGRPILVIDVDDPEYGEGQPVSNLDYETLLAEGDPEFAWAWPEDEWQAISLNYTSGTTGNPKGVVYHHRGAYLNALGNQMTWAMGHHPVYLWTLPMFHCNGWCYPWTVTALAGTHVCLRRVDPQKILTLIREHRVSHLCGAPIVLNALVNMPDSAKAAIDHPVQAMVAGAAPPAKVIGAVEEMGIQVTHVYGLTEVYGPVTVCAWHEEWDALSLDERARIKARQGVRYPTLEGVMVGDPKTLEPVPRDGETIGEIFMRGNTVMKGYLKNPTATGDAFAGGWFHTGDLAVCHPDGYVEIKDRLKDIIISGGENISTIEVEGVLYRHPAVLEAAVVARPDEKWGETPCAFVTLKQGHEADQAEIIAFCREHLAHFKIPRTVVFDALPKTSTGKIQKYVLRDWARAL
- a CDS encoding MBL fold metallo-hydrolase produces the protein MRSLTTLPGNSQKLDGGAMFGNAPRALWERWMSADALHRIDLGCRALLVREDERNVLVETGIGAFFSPELKERYGVQESRHVLLDNLAAQGLSDADIDVVVLTHLHFDHAGGLLAPWQADQPPRLLFPNARFVTGRRQWQRAMAPHARDRASYIPELLELLEASGRLELLDDGAGSPTLGADWRFHVSDGHTPGQLLPEVRMPGGPVVFAGDLIPGAPWVHLPITMGYDRFPEGLIEEKTALLEDLLARNGRLVFTHDPKVAMGRVVRDAKGKFGVEASEGEVVGLVE